Part of the Perca fluviatilis chromosome 22, GENO_Pfluv_1.0, whole genome shotgun sequence genome, tttgagctTGTAGTTCCAATGAAGTATTACTGTATTATTTATAAAGTCCTGATTTTTTATATGAACCTCTGAaccttgtttttttatgttttggtttttgtcCTTGAAGTAACCTAAAAATGTTCCTTGCTGCTGTTGATGCTTGTTATAGGACACCCAGGGTTGCTTAGGAGCATTGCTAGCTTTATGCGATAATGAAACAGGTTTCTTGGTCCTAGGCCAGCTGTTTTAAGGTGGTGACAGTGGAAATGCAAAAAGGTGTCAGTAGAATGCATGTTGTCTTCATCCGCACATTACTTCATCAATGCAGCATCCATATTTGCAATTCAGAACCGAGCGATAGAGCTGAACTCGCACACTGCCTGTTTGCTCCTTCTCCTGTGATACACAAGTTCCCAGTGTGTCTGTTGTCGGTgtattgtctgtctgtgtgtgtgaagcatgaTTGTTTTGGTTCACAGAGAAACTTTGTTGAATGAGCGTGTCCCTCAGATGAGCAGGATGCCTCCCTGCTCCTCCTCTGCTGCACATTGTGCGTGCATGGACACAGTTACACGCCCATTCCAGTGCCTGCCCTTGTCTGACTTTTAGAGTTTGCACCTACTAACAGACCCTTGAACTTAACACACATCCAGACATACAAACAGCCAGAACCACCAGGTGTTCCCCCTCTGACATCGTACTTGAGTGTGTGTCTCGCCACAACTCTAATCGGACAACCTTCGAATCCTCACCAATTCTTAGGAAGCCAGTTGGATTCCCCGGAGCCAATGAGATGCCGGCGAGGCAGATGGACATGAGAGAGCCCCAATCAGATCCCACGCTCGGATCAAAGTAGGAGTTTATTCTGCTGCATGTCTTACGTTTGATGACTCTGGCCTATTTAGCATTTCACCCGAGCCCAGCACTCCCTGAATGAGTTGTTTTGGCCAACCATACGTTCAGGCTTAGAAGTTGACCCCCTAAAATGTAATGGTGCATGCTTTAGACTGGAGCATGGCATGATGGAAACAGTTTGTTTCAGCCCGAACAGAAACTTAAACTAGAATCCAATCTCAAACCCCTTTTTAAGAACAGTTTCAAATGGCGGATTGTTGTGATGCAGGTTTGTGTTTTCCTTTGCAATGCACTCCCAGATCTTTCAATTGTCCTTGCAGCAGGCTTGTTTCAGTATTTGGCATGTTGATGGAACATTCTGCTTCACAGACCGTTTCAGTGCTCTGTGATAGGAAATGTGtctacactgcaaaaaaaaaaaaaatccccttctacaaaaaagaaaaaatatgtaatCTAAAGAAAATTTCAGGTAAGCAAAAGATTTTGAACTAGCATAGAAATAAGCCCACTACGAAAGTCCATCTACCCTTGGAAGGAATCGTTTGATATTTTGGGAATGTGCATATTCACTTGTTGCAGAGAGACAAATGAGGAGATCATTAGCGCAatactaaatatgaagctaccaggcagttagcttagcttagcacaaagactgggaacagggggaaacagcctGGCTCTGTTTGAAGGTAACAAGATCCACCTACCAGCAACTCTGAAGCTCACTAATTTACATGTTACATCTTGTTTGTTAAATCTGTGCAAAAAATTAAGTGTAAAAATTATAAGTTGTGTTTTCACAGAGCTAtgtgtcatttttacacttAGTTTTTGTACAGTCTAAACAATGGAGATGTGTTAATTGGTGAGTGTAGCGCTGCTTGCAGGTggattttgttgctttttgacatagccaggctagctgttttcccgTTTTCATTCTttctgctaagctaagctaaccacccCTGGCTGTTGCCTTATATTTAGCGGACAGATATGAGAGTTgtatcaatcttttcatctaacAATCTCAGCAAAAAGACTTGATAAAAGCGGTGAACCTTGACAGATTCACAATGGAGGTGTTTGATAGTAGATTGTCTTTTAGTTCAGCTCAATTTAAGAGATAATATCCTAAAACAGAACTATGGTGAAGAATCTGAAATCTTTGAAATAAGACAcaaattgttttttcttctttacaccTTTCGACGTAACACCTCACATTGCAAGGTCCTTTATTTTTGATGagaaaaatgttattaaatcatcctAAAATAAATCATTCTGACCTCCTTCTGCAggcaacaacaacagaacacTTGCATGAATTAATATATCACAGGTGTCCACAGATTAAATATTATAAGGACATGTTTAATATAGAAGGAAGCTGTAGTGTTGTTTTTGTAATCAGTGTCATCGAGTAAGAGTTCTGACAAAGGCACCAACTTGGCACATTCTTATAGTTCTTAGTCCCTCCCTGgtaagtataaaaaacatggtGTCGTTAGACTGATGTTATTCTAtgtgagaacacacacatacattcccCTCTGTGAAAATCATTCCTAacccccgtgtgtgtgtgtgtgtgtgtgtgtgtgtgtgtgtgtgtgtgtgtgtgtgtgtgtgtgtgtgtgtgtgtgtgtgtgtgtgtgacttttttGGCTGTTAGAGGCTCTCATTCAGCAGGTGGACCGTTGCATTTCagataccacacacaaacacattaccatatacacacacacacacacacacacacacacacagagacacacaaacagctggGATGCTGGGGTGCTGGATATGGCCCAGCATTTTAGCAGATGGCCTGGGTGCTACGCTATCAGTCACCATAGTAACAtgctctcttttccctctttctctccctctctctagtGCTAAGAGAAGGAAAATGGCAGACAAGATTCTTCCGCAAAGGGTGAGGCTGCATATTTTTTACCTttgttgctgtgtttttttgtgtgtgtatatgtgtgtgtaattatctTTTGAGTGCAACACAGAAAAATCCTGGTCGGTTTTTGATGTCAGGGGTTCTTGGAATGCGCAGAGGGCCAGATGATTATGTGTTATTTCCAAATGACGAGAGAGAGGATGAGGGGGCGATCAGGAGATTTTAGGCCATTTTGTTTAGGGTTTCATTCTGTTATTTGGATAGTGGCGTATTGATTTAAATTGGAGTAGTTAGCGGGATATGGCGGAGACTCAACCGCAAGTAGAACCGAAAGAGAACCACCATGTTGCCACAGGTGAGTCTGTGCCGACTGAGGTTGAGATTTTCATCCCGTAGTTTTTGGCCCTCACCACATCCTGACCAGCATACAGAACACTTTCACACTGAAACTATGGAGGTCTGGAGACTGTGAGCGTCTTGGCTCAGGTCTTATCCCCTAACATAACCCAGACAGAGATAGCAGTAGGCTTGGCTGGGGCACCACTCCACAACAATGAGTCACGGACAGGGAATGTCTGCCACACTCTGTCTGCTCGGCACCTCGGCCCGGTGAAAGGCTTTGAGATGGAGATAGAGAAGGAATGAGAGGGAACAATAAAGGCAGCCATTTAGAAAGAAAcatgaaagagggaagaagaggaggaagggaggagaaggagcgaactgtaggtgtgtgtgtgtgtgtgtgtgtgtgtgtgtgtgtgtgtgtgtgtgtgtgtgtgtgtgtgtgtgtgtgtgtgtgtgtgtgtgtgtgtgtgtgtgtgtgtgtgtgtgtgtgtgtgtgtacagtttgGTAAGTAAGCAGCAGCCCTTGATGCTCCGAGGACTTTCATCGGTATGGTAATGTCTGAGTCCTGGCTGGTTGGCTGCACACTCTGCATCTCATTTTTATTCCCCAATGTCCCCAGGATGGTGTGGTCCGCCGTATTAATGGTGGGCTGGGCAGCAGTTTTGGAGTCTCATATAGAGCAAATATTGTACAGTTATCTGATGACGTTTTTATGGGATGACAAGGTTTTAAGTCCTTAGTCTCCTCAAACTTGTTTTGTGTCACAGGTGTACGTCAGTATTTTTGGACATTAAATGTCGCGGATCCTGGAGAGatcgggggagagagaggggggagcaTCATACAACATTAGTCCCTGGCTGGAGTCGAATCGGGGGCATTAGAGCTCATGGTCAGGACCTTAGACCCCTAGTCCACCAGGGTGCCTGACCTACTGTATGAACCCCACTAACCTGGCGGTGGCTCAGTCAGGAGCAGCCAAACTTTGTTAAAACCCTCCCAACTTTATTTGAAATTATAGTGGAGATCCCAAACCTTCTAAAAATAAATGAGCAATTATGTTTGGCTGACTTTTTGGGGAAATGTGTATAGAATGATTCACAAGCCATCAATACAATTTCTATTTGATGCAAAGGTGCAGCTGTAGAAATACTAGAGTCTTGGGTTATTTAACTCAGTCTCAATGATGAAAATAACTGTTTGTAACAGAgaaattaaaggaatagtttgacattttgtgaaattTGCCTATTTGAATTTCTtgcagagttagatgagaagattcaTATCTGTTCTCATTCTCATATCTGTTTGTTCAATATGGAGCTACAGCTAGCGGCTTAGCTAAACATAAACACTGGAAACTTAGGGAAACAGCTTGCCTGGcactgtccaaaggtaacaaactCCAGACCCCCAAAACTAGAATgtgtcattttaacattttagtttttgtaccgattaaaaaacaaaatatatcatgttaataagtgagctttagaggtgctggtaccTTTAGCTTTACCTTTagggttagttagttagtttacactctttatgctaagctaagctaaccggctgctgccAGCAGCTTTATATGTACtgtatcttctcatctaactcgaCAAAAACCCAAATAAGAATTCTTACTTTCCTGATATTCAATATTATTCCTTGAAGCAAAACTAAATGTTATGTGGCTAAAATCTGACTTCTTAATCTTGTGTGCGTGATGTAAAGTTTTTAACGTCAGATCTTCTTCCCTCTGAGCAGATCCGTGAGCTGGTCCCCGAGTCTCAGGCCTACATGGATCTGCTGGCATTTGAGCGCAAACTGGACCAGACCATCATGCGCAAACGTGTGGACATCCAGGAGGCACTGAAGAGACCAATGAAGGTAAGGAAAAAAAATCAGGAGCCAGTGAGCTGTCCTCAAGGTGTCATTTTTACACCTCAACATGCACTGAAAGATCTTAAAATTGTTAACAACTAATGAACCTTTTTTGTAAGACTGAAGCCTCATTTGATGCCTTGACTGTTGTTATATTAAAGCACTATTTTAATCTGCCGTTACATTGAGCTCATCAGTTCCGATGGGGCACCTGCAGCTTGGCATTTACAGTTAAGTTTTTGTGAAATGTCCGTTTAATTTGTGGTGTTTTTATGTGCCCTTGTGTCAGCAGCAGAAGCGTAAACTGAGGCTTTACATATCGAACACGTTTAACCCTGCCAGACCCGACGCTGATGACTCAGATGGCAGCATTGCATCGTGGGAACTCCGAGTAGAGGGGAAGTTGCTGGACGACGTAAGTTTTGTTCATCTAAAATATACAGTGCAAGTTTTTATACCTATGCTATTTAATACATAGCCAATTTAAAAGtgaaataacttaaaaaaaataataataatgatttctGTGAAAACTGATTTGCTGCAGGGTGTAGTATTATGtcatcaaatatatataaataagagAGATATTATAATCATTTAGTTTGAAAGTGTGCCATTCTGGGTCGTTTTTGGTCAGCAGTCACTCTCATCACTAATGATGTGCTCAAACAATTTAGGACAGAAAAGTATTGGCTGGCTCAGaatataaaatgaatgacagaTGTTGTCATTAGAGAGGCTGTAGATGCAGCTTGAAAAGCAGAATGATCTTACATTTGTCTTGGACCATAAGCTCCCCTTCAAAAAGCTCTGATGTTCTTAGCAGTCCGGGGCAAGGCTGTCATCTCACAGCGGTCGGAAGCATTTAGGTTTCACTAACCACAAATATTTCTGGTTGAGCTGGGAGGAAGTGGACCCTGAGAATATCTAGTGTCTCACTCTCCTTCTGGTCTCACTCGGCCTCTTGTGGGGTTATGATGAGTGGCGTTGCTATAAGCAGAGACACGCCGAcgaatgttttctttttgcttctgtgtgtctgtttttagaCATTAATTGACCACCTCTCCCTGTCCGTTTCACAGCCGgggaaacagaagaagaagttttcTTCGTTTTTCAAGAGCCTGGTGATTGAGCTGGACAAAGACCTCTACGGTCCTGACAACCACCTGGTTGAGGTCAGTTCAAACAACGACAACCAGAGGCTCTTTTTAGACGCTATCTGATCGACCTTTTACCCGCTGTTACAAAACGACTGCAGACTTTTTAGTGTTTGTCGTGATGATGCCAAGAAAATATGTCTACTCAGTCTTCAAAAGTGACTCTAAAAACATACTACTACTTACTAATACGCTTATTCTTTTTATTGCCGAGAAATAAgcagaagatcgataccactcccGAATATCTatatgttaaatatgaagctcgTTATCGTGTAGCTccccaaaaaaatatttgtgtttttttcactgTGGCTTAGTTAGTTTTATGTCTTTGACATTCAAATCCAGACAGCTTGTTTGGCACTTTTTGTATGCGGCTCAAATCAGTGAATGCAGTCAGAGTCAGTGAAAGCCTCTTTATAATGCAGAGGTGAGACGTTCACTGAAAATAGTTAGTTTGTAATGTCTGATTATGTCTAGAGCTGCAATCACCTCAACGAACCtggtccttttttgtttttacacccCATTAGATAAATACAAAGAAACAGGCAGGAAACAAACatgccctctctctctttttaataatttgttgttttttttacaacagaCAACATTGCAAGGTTGTTTAAACATGCAGATATGAGAGCGGAGAAatcaaatattaaaaacaaccaTTAGCTGCCCTTTACTTTGTATCTTCACAAAATGTATTGACTTCAAAAAAACACTTCAGAAGTTCCAAAGTGAAATTTATGACTTCTCAAGGTTTCTCCTTTTAAGAGGATATTTTGGCAAGGCTCTCAGGTGCATGGCTTTGAATGATTTTCCATCAAAAGAATTTTGTCTGTACCTTGAGGTACAATCAGAACTTAATCTGTTCTAATTCAGCCATTGGTTGGAGGAAACCATTCCTCTGTATTGCATGCCAAGGTACTACAATCCACTGTACTGAAGATGGCGCTTAAAGtgctttcttttgtttcttagcCATTaagataaaatgtaaaaagcatTTCATCTGAAGTTCGATACAGACGAGGTTCTGATATATGTAAAAACAAAGACTAAAACGCAGAATCttatgaaaatagttttttatttatttttttattttgttatttcacTTCAAGTCTGCGCTGTCAGCGTGATCCTAAGTGTGATTGAACATTCAGCTGCACAGCCACATGGTTAACCTTTTGCTATCTTGGTTTCTTAGCACATTGTTCAGAAATGGAAAACCACCAAACCACAGACTATGTGCTCTAGAACAAGAGCAAGGCTGCTAGATATAGGTGCACTCAATTGACTTTGTTGTACATTTGTTAATTGTGCCAAATCTCCTGCTTCAAACAGTCTGCAGCTCCCTTTAAACACCCGAAAACTTGGTTTAAAATCTTAAGTATTTTTTCTATAACATTCAATATTAAACAATCAAAGTTAAAGTCAAATTAGCTGTTATGTAAAACTGTAACACTCAATAAGGCTAACATCAGCATGGGCAGttttgtttaccatgttcaccatctcaTGTTTAGTGTGCTAGTATGCtagcatttgctaattagcactacaCACAAGTACAGCAGAGGAAATGTAATTAGTTTTGCAGGATTGTGATCAAAAAGCAAAGTATTGAACAAATTAGAATTGAAACCTGTTAAAGatggaaacaaatgaaaggaataaatattgtttgttcaaaaaaaaagtcatgtacAGTGTATGGCTGTATACATGTCTATATACAGTTTATACAGCGTGCAGAATTTATATTTGCCAATAATGGATGATATGTACATGTTAAAGCACATTGTGTATTTTAAACTGTAAATTTATCATTTATAGTTTGTTGGTAAATAGATGTTTAAGTGGTTTAATAGGAAGCTGATTAAGGAGAAAAAagttttcagggcctttaaagCAGGAATTAATCAGCAATTCTGATTAAAGGTGCTCCAAgcaatgttgggtgacgttacttcttgttgacgttcaaagtattttcaaacaaaacgaagacTCCCGCCTCCTCATCCCGTTCtctcccttctgtgcttcagcgctctaacccccccccccaatccttcttgtccgttattggctgaacactggaacacggtttgtgtatgtttgcatggtccaggttggactactttgtttttgttggcgtgtgtGGACCCTATGCTGTCTAcggagaccgcgtttttttacagtgtgttcaggggaccggcagctcgcggatagcgaggagatgtttgctgtacgtgacaaaaaaatgttgtagcctaaaaaacgcgtgacatcgcttagagtacctttaataAAGTGTGAAACAAGCCGAAAAAAATAATATGTGAATCAAAAGAAATTCAGTGTGAATAAACCACCTCAGTTTGGGGTGTGTAGTCAAAGCGTGGTGCCTTGCTCTTTCAGTGGCACCGCACGCCCACCACTCAGGAGACGGACGGCTTCCAGGTGAAAAGGCCGGGGGACGTGAGCGTGCGCTGCACTCTGCTGCTGATGCTGGACTACCAGGTGAGGGCGCCACACACTCTCACAACTCTGTGACTAATCCATGCCATTGAAACCAGCTGTTGTCGTGACAACATGCAGGCCTCACATCGCTGATAACCACCAGTCTACAGAAACATTACAGAGTGCATTAAAGACTCCATTTCCAACCTGACGTCCGTCTCCAAATATGATAAGGTTGTCTGGTGTGATGATGTAAAGGCTCCGAGGTGGGCGGTTGTATAGAAGTGTTGTAATGCGATTATATCGTCTCCGCAGCCTCCCCAGTTTAAGCTGGACCCTCGCCTGGCTCGCCTGCTTGGCATTCACACTCAGGCTCGCTCCTGCATCATCCAGGCCCTCTGGCAATACGTCAAGACCAACAAGCTGCAGGACTCCCATGACAAGGAGTACATCAACTGTGACAAGTATTTCCAACAGGTATGGGACTCTCTGTGCTATAAGTCACACGGTGGTTGCATAAATATTAATATCAGTGTTGCTGAAAATATGATATTACTGGAACAACATGAGTAACATGAAATATATCTATCTTGCAATACTGACTTCTGTAATTTCGAAATTATACATAATACAAACTCcactttatacatttttttttagcaaaatcAATTAACCTAGCTACAGTTATCATTACACACCTATGTGTATGAACACAGATATTTTCACGCTCCTCCACAGATCTTTGACTGCCCTCGACTGAAGTTCTCTGAGATCCCTCAGCGCCTCACCAACCTCCTTTTACCCCCCGACCCCATCGTCATCAACCACGTCATCAGGTAGATTCCtgttgtactgtatatataaatgttAATAAACGATGAAAAGCCTCACTGAGAtcaaaaatctctttttttcgaGATTCCCCTGCCCAAGACACAAGTATGAAGAAGTATGTTTAACGTTTTGAGTGTATGTTTTGTACATGTATGTTTTTCCCTTTTACTGAACCCAAAGTTGTCTTGCTCCTTTGGTATTTGTGCTATGATGTTGTTTTTCTccctgaaaaaagtgacattttaaaaatatattatattaaaatagctttttgtttttctcagtgTTCAAATGTCTCTTCAAGCTTTTTCAGAGTAGTTTTGGTGTAttgtttttcttgtattttcaATTAACTTTATTACTAAACATAAAAATAgaatcattttaaatttaaagtaATAACATGAATAAACCACAACTGGTGGCCATTATACATCATAAACAATATGTGGTAGCTGACTGTATAGTCAAAACCCGAATTCATGTTGTTTGTAGGTTTGTAAACAAAGATGTACTATTACTGAGTTGTGTTATTCActttacaaaagaaaaggaaaaaagaaaagaccctTCTAATTAGGGAAGATGGATTCAGTAATATTGCAGGCACCATGACTTGCTTTTAAGAATTTGTTGAAAGGTCTCGCTCTCTCTAGGTTCTGTAATGATTTTCTTCTGCATAAATTAACGTTTGCTTTCTGTCAGCGTGGATCCCAACGACCAGAAGAAGACGGCCTGCTACGACATTGACGTGGAGGTGGAAGACCCCCTGAAGGGTCAGATGAGCAGCTTCCTCCTCTCCACCGCCAACCAGCAGGAGATCGCCTCACTCGACAACAAGGTGAGATCACCAGCATCTCAGAATACATACTCTGGATTGATTTACCTTCGATGCTGTAAATCTCTCTAAACTGCCTTTTGGGAACAACCAATTTTACAGgagcttttgttttattgaagtaGTTCGCTTGTAATGGATTTCACACCCTTCTATTTTAAACGTTTGACCAAGATTTATGTTTAACAGAcacattttaacttttaaaactggcgttttttttgctgtgtgtgtgtgagcaggaaGGAAGAAGatacaaaatacatacatgAGCATTAGCATGATGGCAGAGATGTACCTCTTTCTATGTAACAAATTATTTTCCTCATTCACCTATACTTTTGAGAATATTGCCATATTGCAGAACTGCCTGTATTGAAGTGCAGTCGATATTGTGGGCAGGTTTGGAGACTCTACGTTCAGCAGTTTACTCACCTTTTcatctgttgtttttctgaTGTTTACATCTGTATGAACCCAACATTTTCAGTATGAACCCCAAAATTTTCAGGAGGAACTCTGTATTTcctatttgtgaaaattgtAGTTCTAAGACCTGATACATAATCATTTTTACTAGATTTTGTCGTATTTGGATATTTTTATCAGGATACATAGATTATTCAGCTGTAGTTGTTTTAGTTCTTGAACTATAGTATGTAACTGCTCCTCTTTCAGATCCATGAGACCATCGAGTCCATCAACCAGCTGAAGATCCAGAGGGACTTCATGCTCAGTTTCTCCAGAGATCCCAAGGGCTACATCCAGGACTGGCTTAAATCCCAGAGCCGAGACCTTAAGGTTCGATATTTATGTCGCTCCTTTCGTAACTTAAAGTTCCATTGAAACAACTCGCTGCCTTTATTTGGACATATGTTCAAGATATTggggtagattataaaatgcAAAGggtctgacagctgtagttatTAGTCACTTTGAATATCATGGTTTCGTatacaaaatatgttttcagtTTGTGAAAGATTATGCATTATGGATTAATTGTTAATTAATTGTAGATTTAACTACCCAAAAATAGTTAGAATTATCTACATTTTCACCACCTACAACATAAAATGCTGCTCACACAGTAATGCTTACATAATAAGATAAATTCCCACTGACAAACCATTCTGCCGCCTTTTACTTCTACGTGCTTCTACTTAAATCTCTTATATGAAGCATTTccgcattaaaatgtctaaaaacgactatgttttgttgagttgtgtacttacattatcccaaatgtttcccaCAATGTTCAAActtgtagaaataaaatgttatgtaaGGACATTTGGTCGCCTGTCAATGGCGTCAATCATAACCTTTAACCAATCTAGCTAGTTTACTCTAGCTTTCGGCTTGCTTGCTAACGTGGACGGATTGCTAGCCAATGTAGCAAAATACTGTCTTTAGTGGATACCGTCAACTACTTCCTCCCAGGGCTGATCTAGCTAGTAaattggctaacgttagcttgccgtTTGCAAATTACTTTACAAGCTAACGTTACAAAGCAGCCAACGCCAGCTCCATGAAGTGTAATAACAGCTAGCTGGCTAACTCTAGCTTGCTCACTAACCAGTTAGCTACCAGCACATGTATACAGAATCTTAGCTAACTAATTATGTAGGAAACACTGCTTCTGTTTGATTAGTATGACATAACATGAATAACGTTACTTAGCGTAGCATGAACAGAACTGTAATACATTAGCTTGTCTGTAACTCTGTGAACATTGTTTCTGCCTGAGTCACGTCTACATTTTTAACAGTAATTGTGGTTGGCAATAAAAACAACTCCCATGATCCCAAGC contains:
- the LOC120552347 gene encoding SWI/SNF-related matrix-associated actin-dependent regulator of chromatin subfamily D member 3 isoform X7; this translates as MATEETAGGARKATKSKLFEFLVHGVRPGMPSGARMPHQGAPMGPPGPPYGGSPAVRPGLPSPVMEPSRKRPAPSQQVQQQQQQQQQQQAVQSRARNAKRRKMADKILPQRIRELVPESQAYMDLLAFERKLDQTIMRKRVDIQEALKRPMKQKRKLRLYISNTFNPARPDADDSDGSIASWELRVEGKLLDDPGKQKKKFSSFFKSLVIELDKDLYGPDNHLVESKRGALLFQWHRTPTTQETDGFQVKRPGDVSVRCTLLLMLDYQPPQFKLDPRLARLLGIHTQARSCIIQALWQYVKTNKLQDSHDKEYINCDKYFQQIFDCPRLKFSEIPQRLTNLLLPPDPIVINHVISVDPNDQKKTACYDIDVEVEDPLKGQMSSFLLSTANQQEIASLDNKIHETIESINQLKIQRDFMLSFSRDPKGYIQDWLKSQSRDLKLMTDVVGNPEEERRAAFYHEPWSQEAVSRYFYCKIQQRRQELEQALAVRNT
- the LOC120552347 gene encoding SWI/SNF-related matrix-associated actin-dependent regulator of chromatin subfamily D member 3 isoform X6, coding for MATEETAGGARKATKSKLFEFLVHGVRPGMPSGARMPHQGAPMGPPGPPYGGSPAVRPGLPSPVMEPSRKRPAPSQQVQQQQQQQQQQQAVQSRARNAKRRKMADKILPQRIRELVPESQAYMDLLAFERKLDQTIMRKRVDIQEALKRPMKQQKRKLRLYISNTFNPARPDADDSDGSIASWELRVEGKLLDDPGKQKKKFSSFFKSLVIELDKDLYGPDNHLVESKRGALLFQWHRTPTTQETDGFQVKRPGDVSVRCTLLLMLDYQPPQFKLDPRLARLLGIHTQARSCIIQALWQYVKTNKLQDSHDKEYINCDKYFQQIFDCPRLKFSEIPQRLTNLLLPPDPIVINHVISVDPNDQKKTACYDIDVEVEDPLKGQMSSFLLSTANQQEIASLDNKIHETIESINQLKIQRDFMLSFSRDPKGYIQDWLKSQSRDLKLMTDVVGNPEEERRAAFYHEPWSQEAVSRYFYCKIQQRRQELEQALAVRNT
- the LOC120552347 gene encoding SWI/SNF-related matrix-associated actin-dependent regulator of chromatin subfamily D member 3 isoform X8 — its product is MATEETAGGARKATKSKLFEFLVHGVRPGMPSGARMPHQGAPMGPPGPPYGGSPAVRPGLPSPVMEPSRKRPAPSQQVQQQQQQQQQQQAVQSRARNAKRRKMADKILPQRIRELVPESQAYMDLLAFERKLDQTIMRKRVDIQEALKRPMKQKRKLRLYISNTFNPARPDADDSDGSIASWELRVEGKLLDDPGKQKKKFSSFFKSLVIELDKDLYGPDNHLVEWHRTPTTQETDGFQVKRPGDVSVRCTLLLMLDYQPPQFKLDPRLARLLGIHTQARSCIIQALWQYVKTNKLQDSHDKEYINCDKYFQQIFDCPRLKFSEIPQRLTNLLLPPDPIVINHVISVDPNDQKKTACYDIDVEVEDPLKGQMSSFLLSTANQQEIASLDNKIHETIESINQLKIQRDFMLSFSRDPKGYIQDWLKSQSRDLKLMTDVVGNPEEERRAAFYHEPWSQEAVSRYFYCKIQQRRQELEQALAVRNT